From the Anguilla anguilla isolate fAngAng1 chromosome 6, fAngAng1.pri, whole genome shotgun sequence genome, one window contains:
- the LOC118229607 gene encoding dehydrogenase/reductase SDR family member 12-like: MPEFHRIMRGKLRTAEQGADTGVWLAVSRAAAAAAATPSGLFFQDRRAVPTHLPLAWTRSTPEEEQNFMTQLDKLAKSFRTPAVTRFSLVKPLSDQFIVKPTF, from the exons atgCCGGAGTTCCACCGCATCATGCGCGGGAAGCTGCGGACGGCGGAGCAGGGGGCCGACACGGGCGTGTGGCTGGCGGTGTccagagccgccgccgccgccgccgccacgccCAGCGGGCTGTTCTTTcaag ATCGGCGGGCGGTTCCGACCCATTTGCCCCTGGCCTGGACCCGCAGCACCCCGGAGGAGGAGCAGAACTTCATGACTCAGCTGGACAAGCTGGCCAAGTCCTTCCGGACCCCCGCGGTGACCCGGTTCAGCCTGGTCAAACCGCTCTCCGACCAGTTCATCGTCAAACCCACCTTCTGA
- the LOC118229590 gene encoding major histocompatibility complex class I-related gene protein-like isoform X5: MDSVPRRNWMREEPGRSLWKSVKRLNMEHWNRGRTDILKKYTGLNMSGAAVLQGRFGCEIKLNSDSVSRTRTFAQYGWNGEDFLSFNLSRLQWEASVGSAVPITRKWNGDQGIMKETKNYMEDICVIDLSDSLSFEAKESQETAEPTAAVFAKRFLNPGKVILTCLVSGFYCRDTTVEVYRDDDIITEEDGLLSSGIRPNGDGTCQLRKSLDISNSTEASYSCEVQFRNLKQLVKWDGTIWERATPKQDYDTGHQYWWLMVPLFGFFILILAVIYRWCTTYRRE, encoded by the exons ATGGACAGTGTGCCCCGTAGAAATTGGATGCGTGAAGAGCCAGGCCGTTCTCTGTGGAAGTCTGTCAAACGCCTTAATATGGAGCACTGGAACAGAGGCAGAACTGAcatcttaaaaaaatacacaggaCTTAACATGTCTG GTgctgctgtcctgcaggggAGGTTTGGCTGTGAGATCAAGCTAAACTCTGACTCTGTAAGTCGTACGAGGACCTTTGCTCAATATGGATGGAACGGAGAAGACTTCCTGTCCTTCAACCTCAGCAGGCTTCAGTGGGAGGCTTCAGTAGGATCTGCTGTCCCCATTACAAGGAAGTGGAACGGGGACCAGGGCATTATGAAGGAAACTAAGAACTACATGGAGGACATCTGTGTGATTGATCTGTCGGACAGTTTGTCTTTTGAAGCAAAGGAGAGCCAGGAGACAG ctGAGCCCACAGCTGCAGTATTTGCTAAGAGATTCCTGAACCCTGGGAAGGTTATTCTGACCTGCCTAGTTTCAGGATTTTACTGCAGAGACACGACGGTGGAGGTTTATcgggatgatgacatcatcactgaagaAGACGGCCTTTTGTCCTCTGGGATCAGACCAAACGGGGATGGGACCTGCCAGCTGAGAAAGAGTTTGGACATCTCTAACAGCACTGAGGCATCGTATAGCTGTGAAGTCCAGTTCAGAAATCTTAAACAACTGGTCAAATGGG ATGGGACGATATGGGAACGGGCTACACCAAAACAAGACTATGACACTGGACATCAGTACTGGTGGCTTATGGTACCACTTTTTGGGTTTTTCATCTTGATACTGGCAGTGATCTACAGATGGTGCACAACATACAG